Proteins from a genomic interval of Ptychodera flava strain L36383 chromosome 7, AS_Pfla_20210202, whole genome shotgun sequence:
- the LOC139136843 gene encoding insulin-like growth factor-binding protein complex acid labile subunit — MENQQQRVNVIVLVVITLAGYYCDYTPQPCHQHFYNKTILDCSRQNLAGIPKHLPAERNTIMALWLNGNNITVVNKDLLENFNRLTELWLESNMIRQLTSHAFAEVTNLQHLHLQDNEIQSLNNDVFWGMYNLEILDIRKNPLEDLQDRTFAELTNLHELQLSMCYLPELLSSNLLFGLENLQNLTLELCNISLIRREVFGKVPNLKRLSLKGNKLHTIDSVIFRSLSKLEFLDLSGNLLTRLCNYMPRLVDVSFSFNPLHEIKFGKDYQKCSLRNIHLVSVTNKTDLLSNDSFIGIANSPLNKLDFRDNEVSYWRSEVFNCFTNLSFLDLSSMKVDYFTESRAAMSTAGVQRSQVHTLRISNETIHGIFFFSKLSFSAVAFATQAVNTSFLKELDISRNQLSELENNTFVAFSSLEVLDISHNLITHIEVAAFSGLYNLLKLSLKDNNLQTIIPQTFNVQPSFSLTSLDLSENAIAYWQENVFAGLKNLRTLNLGDQGKIKLLPQNFDDLPSLEELDIFGNTWSDQSHLPLCKMKNLTFLNISQAWMHRKYVFPFDDMSVKCPGYVSPLKKLDFKAYFVDNCKCVENYFSRNWRAFQNLERLNIRIHYDPDYFPWSIFTKLSKLKVLKLKDNRIEKIPPDIFANCTHLTHLDLSLNTIASLDSIPCKGLHNLETLELQQNAIATIESKFFEQLPKLKKLYLNGNKYNCSCSFKSTDEFLTSSKAKSMISLTSNSHHFDDRPYWFQDYACDTPDRLRGKTIADLNPNTLVCESSNLSILEVFIMIILGMFMFLILLLSCCYMTRLICPYETSYLLFTTKLKFNLHRNCHRNEPLMEDHTYAYDVNISNSDEDNDWVETNLLPHLETTLHLRVHFKERDMQPHTGKQTYINNLINKYSRKTLFVISESFVANGKCMQELYTAYRKLFMSWSS, encoded by the coding sequence AtggaaaatcaacaacaaagaGTCAACGTTATTGTTCTTGTAGTGATCACTTTAGCAGGTTACTACTGTGATTATACGCCTCAACCTTGCCATCAGCACTTCTATAACAAGACAATCCTGGACTGCAGCCGACAGAACCTGGCCGGTATTCCAAAACATCTTCCAGCAGAGCGTAACACAATAATGGCACTGTGGCTGAACGGAAACAACATCACTGTGGTGAACAAGGACCTGTTGGAAAACTTCAATCGACTCACAGAGCTGTGGCTGGAATCAAACATGATCAGGCAGCTGACGTCACATGCGTTTGCCGAAGTGACCAATCTGCAGCACTTACACTTGCAAGATAACGAAATACAGAGTCTGAACAATGATGTCTTTTGGGGTATGTACAACTTAGAAATCCTTGACATTAGAAAAAACCCTCTTGAAGATCTTCAAGACAGGACTTTTGCAGAACTTACAAACCTGCATGAACTACAACTGAGCATGTGCTATCTGCCAGAATTACTTTCTAGCAATCTACTCTTTGGTTTAGAAAATCTGCAAAATCTGACTTTGGAGTTGTGCAACATATCTCTGATCCGGCGTGAGGTGTTTGGAAAAGTTCCAAATCTCAAGAGGCTGTCTCTAAAAGGTAACAAGCTGCATACTATAGACAGTGTGATCTTCCGTTCTCTCAGCAAGCTGGAATTCCTGGACTTGAGTGGCAACCTACTCACACGGTTGTGCAACTACATGCCACGGCTGGTAGACGTCAGCTTCAGTTTCAACCCACTTCATGAAATAAAATTCGGAAAGGACTACCAGAAATGTAGCCTGCGCAACATACATCTTGTTTCTGTCACAAACAAGACGGATTTGCTGAGTAACGATTCATTCATTGGCATAGCTAATAGTCCTCTCAACAAGCTGGACTTCCGTGATAATGAAGTCTCATACTGGCGTTCTGAAGTCTTCAATTGTTTCACAAACCTTTCCTTTCTTGATTTAAGTTCAATGAAAGTAGATTATTTCACAGAAAGCAGAGCTGCGATGAGTACAGCtggagttcaaaggtcacaagTACATACTCTGAGAATCTCAAACGAGACCATACATGGTATATTTTTCTTCTCTAAGCTATCATTTTCAGCAGTAGCCTTTGCAACACAGGCTGTCAATACATCGTTCCTGAAGGAACTTGACATTAGCAGAAATCAACTATCTGAACTTGAAAACAACACTTTTGTAGCTTTCTCATCACTAGAGGTTTTAGATATATCTCACAATCTCATAACGCACATTGAGGTTGCTGCATTTTCAGGACTTTATAATCTGTTAAAGCTATCACTGAAGGACAACAACTTGCAGACCATAATACCACAAACATTTAACGTCCAACCAAGCTTCTCCCTGACTTCACTAGACCTTTCAGAGAACGCCATAGCCTACTGGCAGGAAAATGTATTCGCAGGCTTGAAGAACTTACGAACTTTGAATCTGGGAGATCaaggaaaaattaaacttttgccacagaATTTTGATGATCTTCCCAGCCTTGAAGAGTTGGATATCTTTGGGAATACCTGGTCGGACCAGTCTCATCTGCCTctttgcaaaatgaaaaatttgacaTTCTTGAACATTTCCCAGGCATGGATGCACAGAAAATATGTGTTCCCTTTTGATGACATGTCTGTGAAGTGCCCGGGATACGTCAGCCCACTTAAGAAACTGGACTTCAAGGCATACTTTGTGGACAACTGTAAATGTGTGGAAAATTACTTTTCTCGGAATTGGAGAGCGTTTCAAAACCTGGAAAGGCTGAACATTAGGATCCATTATGATCCGGATTACTTTCCATGGAGCATTTTTACCAAACTCTCCAAGCTCAAGGTTCTGAAACTGAAAGATAACCGCATAGAGAAAATACCGCCTGACATATTTGCCAACTGTACCCACTTGACACATCTGGATTTGAGTCTGAACACAATCGCATCTCTTGACTCTATCCCATGCAAGGGCCTGCACAACCTGGAAACCTTAGAACTTCAACAGAATGCAATAGCCACAATTGAGAGCAAGTTCTTCGAGCAGTTGCCAAAACTCAAAAAGCTTTATTTGAATGGGAACAAATACAATTGCAGCTGCAGCTTTAAGTCTACCGATGAGTTTCTCACCTCAAGCAAAGCGAAATCCATGATTAGCCTGACCTCAAATTCTCATCACTTTGATGACAGACCCTATTGGTTTCAAGACTATGCTTGCGACACTCCTGATAGGTTGCGTGGTAAGACTATCGCTGATTTGAATCCCAACACACTCGTATGTGAATCCTCAAATCTGTCAATTTTGGAAGTATTCATCATGATAATACTTGGTATGTTCATGTTCCTTATATTACTTCTATCGTGCTGTTACATGACACGTCTGATCTGCCCATATGAAACTTCTTACTTGTTGTTCACCACAAAGCTAAAATTCAATCTCCACCGAAATTGCCACCGAAATGAACCACTAATGGAAGATCACACATATGCGTATGATGTGAACATATCGAACAGTGACGAGGATAACGATTGGGTAGAGACAAATCTACTTCCACATCTGGAAACTACTCTGCATCTACGGGTGCACTTTAAGGAGCGTGACATGCAGCCACACACTGGAAAACAAACTTATATTAATAACCTCATAAACAAGTACAGCAGAAAGACTTTATTTGTTATATCTGAAAGCTTTGTAGCAAATGGCAAGTGTATGCAGGAGCTTTACACCGCTTACCGGAAGTTGTTTATGTCATGGTCTTCGTGA